In Musa acuminata AAA Group cultivar baxijiao chromosome BXJ2-8, Cavendish_Baxijiao_AAA, whole genome shotgun sequence, one genomic interval encodes:
- the LOC103995452 gene encoding telomere repeat-binding protein 2, with amino-acid sequence MSLWDMVLQKRVDCGSSGYQAPVMPHFPRSAKRKRSVRKKVEDNQMCAFDLLATVAGNLLSERENSLTPCNDTGTSNTVAVKDTVTQDQLDKEKPCKLEAFDWLRCSEDLSGPENDLKMQIEHDIRENTSKATSSDPASLCVKSDISDEDPISGESKFFGASGKIGHAVDTVAERYAMGRPYSSPAGSRECKEDGSKTPQQAERLVAGNAIDGNAPHTYSLNDAMDLDGKTPALVSSDSSFEDPLYRKNTPCNSSFPKQDECMDLPIDKDGDENSSGCTHPTIVTNKASRLQRIGDRRIRKLLASKFWKVSPTMLQDDVDQKPALRGKRMCYTRQRTQRSSFKRRKLFYNCSVSASDGGIYSEDVSNIREKGRIKLETNDLHATWFGANSAPSSTTGQKPCCELPDYHVKLSIKSFKVPELLIEIPETATVGSLKRTVSEAVTAILGGGLRIGVLLQGKKVRHDNKTLRQAGISQGDKLDNLGFTLEPNPGQAPAPLTGSEDPHFLGLGCAPEPLPLARIPPTAPATTDQRVSDASPQPMTTCPESDHDSVYSPADASSPEKTTANSLALVAVPPTNVEALAMVPLRSKPKRPEAAQRRVRRPFSVAEVEALVQAVEKLGTGRWRDVKLCAFENANHRTYVDLKDKWKTLVHTARISPQQRRGEPVPQELLDRVLAAHAYWSQHQAKLQLKPPPSAEICQLL; translated from the exons ATGAGTCTTTGGGATATGGTGTTGCAAAAGAGAGTGGATTGTGGATCCAGTGGCTACCAGGCCCCTGTGATGCCACATTTTCCAAGATCAGCTAAG AGAAAGCGTTCTGTAAGAAAGAAGGTTGAGGACAACCAGATGTGTGCATTCGATTTGCTTGCAACTGTAGCAGGCAATTTATTATCGGAAAGGGAGAATTCTTTGACTCCATGTAATGATACTGGAACATCTAACACTGTTGCGGTTAAGGATACTGTTACCCAAGATCAACTGGATAAAGAGAAGCCATGCAAACTTGAAGCTTTTGATTGGTTAAGATGTTCTGAAGATTTATCAGGTCCCGAAAATGACCTCAAAATGCAGATCGAGCATGACATAAGGGAAAATACCTCAAAAGCAACATCGTCTGATCCTGCTTCTCTCTGTGTAAAGTCTGACATATCAGATGAGGATCCTATCAGTGGAGAATCTAAGTTCTTTGGTGCCAGTGGTAAAATTGGACATGCTGTTGATACTGTTGCAGAAAGATATGCCATGGGAAGGCCTTATTCTAGTCCTGCAGGATCACGCGAATGCAAAGAAGATGGGAGCAAGACACCGCAGCAAGCTGAACGACTAGTGGCTGGAAATGCGATAGATGGAAATGCTCCACATACGTACAGTTTGAATGATGCTATGGATTTGGACGGCAAAACTCCTGCTTTAGTTAGCTCTGACAGCAGTTTTGAAGATCCCCTATACAGGAAGAACACCCCTTGCAATAGTTCCTTTCCCAAGCAGGATGAGTGCATGGATCTCCCTATAGATAAAGATGGTGATGAAAATTCTTCTGGATGCACTCACCCTACTATTGTTACTAACAAGGCCTCTAGGTTGCAGCGTATAGGTGACCGTAGGATAAGGAAGCTTTTAGCATCGAAGTTCTGGAAGGTATCTCCAACAATGTTGCAGGATG ATGTAGACCAGAAGCCTGCTTTACGAGGCAAGAGAATGTGTTATACACGCCAAAGAACACAGAGGAGCTCCTTCAAGAGAAGGAAATTATTTTATAACTGTTCAGTATCAGCTTCTGATGGGGGGATTTACAGTGAAGATGTGTCAAATATACGTGAGAAGGGTAGGATCAAGTTAGAAACAAATGATTTGCATGCCACTTGGTTTGGAG CAAATAGTGCACCGTCCTCCACAACAGGACAGAAGCCATGCTGTGAATTGCCAGACTACCATG TGAAACTCAGCATTAAGTCTTTCAAGGTGCCAGAACTCTTGATCGAAATTCCTGAGACTGCTACAGTTGGTTCCTTAAAG AGGACAGTTTCAGAGGCTGTGACTGCTATCCTTGGAGGTGGACTGCGTATCGGTGTTCTTCTTCAAGGAAAGAAGGTTAGACATGACAACAAGACCTTGCGTCAGGCAGGGATTTCCCAAGGTGACAAACTGGATAACTTAGGCTTCACATTGGAGCCAAATCCTGGACAAGCCCCAGCACCGCTAACAGGTTCTGAAGACCCTCATTTCCTTGGCCTTGGTTGTGCCCCTGAACCACTACCACTCGCTAG GATACCACCGACTGCCCCTGCCACTACAGATCAGCGGGTATCTGATGCTTCTCCGCAGCCTATGACGACCTGCCCTGAGAGCGATCACGATTCAGTGTATTCCCCAGCTGACGCATCATCACCGGAGAAGACAACAGCAAACTCACTAGCTCTGGTTGCTGTCCCACCGACGAACGTCGAGGCACTGGCCATGGTTCCACTCCGCAGCAAGCCCAAGCGGCCTGAGGCTGCTCAGCGCCGGGTCAGGAGGCCCTTCTCGGTGGCCGAAGTGGAAGCCCTGGTACAGGCAGTTGAGAAGCTTGGGACCGgaag GTGGCGGGACGTTAAACTTTGCGCCTTTGAGAATGCAAACCACCGTACTTACGTAGATCTTAAG GACAAGTGGAAGACCTTGGTGCACACAGCCAGGATCTCCCCACAGCAGAGGAGGGGAGAACCGGTCCCTCAGGAGCTCTTGGACCGGGTGCTCGCAGCCCATGCCTACTGGTCGCAGCATCAAGCCAAGCTCCAGCTGAAACCACCACCTTCAGCTGAGATCTGCCAGCTTCTCTAG
- the LOC103995451 gene encoding receptor-like cytoplasmic kinase 176 — MGNCWGAQVKAESPSHGFFASGDVFSCLGLHSKSSSRDGKKLSGSSSKVSAASVPPTPRSEGEILQSVNVKSFTFTELRIATRNFRPDSVVGEGGFGSVFKGWIDEHTLAAAKPGTGVVIAVKKLNQEGHQGHREWLAEVNYLGQLSHPHLVKLIGYCLEDEQRLLVYEFMPRGSLENHLFRRGSYFQPLSWKLRMKIALGAAKGLAFLHSDVAKVIYRDFKASNVLLDSNHEAKLSDFGLAKDGPTGDKSHVSTRVMGTYGYAAPEYLATGHLTAKSDVYSFGVVLLELLSGRRAVDKNRPTGEHNLVEWARPYLTSKRKIFRVLDPRLGGQYSLVGAQKAAVLALQCLSSEARYRPTMDQVVAALEQLQDAKDTERSPQSEQKSSSQSISSNSHRSLRRRSDECAKGKVAHHRPPASPLCTN; from the exons ATGGGGAATTGCTGGGGTGCTCAGGTGAAGGCGGAGAGTCCCTCCCACGGCTTCTTTGCCTCAG GAGACGTATTTTCGTGCCTGGGACTTCACTCTAAAAGCAGTAGCAGGGATGGAAAGAAATTAAGTGGTTCTAGTAGCAAGGTGTCTGCAGCATCTGTGCCTCCAACCCCGCGCAGCGAGGGTGAGATCTTGCAGTCAGTGAATGTGAAGAGCTTTACCTTCACTGAACTGAGAATAGCCACCAGAAACTTTCGACCGGACAGTGTGGTGGGGGAGGGAGGCTTTGGTTCGGTATTCAAGGGATGGATCGATGAGCACACACTTGCAGCTGCCAAACCTGGCACTGGAGTGGTTATTGCTGTGAAGAAGCTGAACCAGGAAGGTCATCAAGGTCACAGGGAATGGTTG GCAGAGGTAAATTATCTTGGTCAATTGTCTCATCCGCACCTTGTAAAGCTTATTGGATACTGCCTGGAGGACGAGCAACGGCTTCTTGTCTATGAATTCATGCCTCGAGGGAGCTTGGAAAACCACCTCTTCAGGA GGGGTTCATATTTTCAACCACTATCTTGGAAACTTCGTATGAAGATCGCACTTGGAGCTGCAAAAGGGCTTGCCTTTTTGCATAGCGATGTGGCAAAAGTGATATATCGTGATTTTAAAGCCTCTAATGTGCTTCTAGATTCA AATCATGAAGCAAAGCTGTCTGATTTTGGATTGGCAAAGGATGGTCCAACAGGTGACAAAAGTCATGTATCTACAAGGGTCATGGGAACGTATGGATATGCAGCTCCCGAGTACCTTGCAACAG GCCATTTGACTGCCAAAAGCGACGTGTATAGCTTTGGAGTTGTTCTTCTAGAGTTGTTGTCTGGCCGACGTGCTGTGGACAAGAACCGGCCGACAGGAGAGCATAATCTGGTGGAATGGGCAAGGCCTTATCTCACGAGCAAGCGAAAGATCTTCCGCGTCTTGGATCCAAGATTGGGAGGGCAGTATTCACTCGTAGGAGCCCAAAAGGCTGCTGTCCTCGCGCTCCAGTGCTTATCCTCGGAAGCAAGGTACAGACCAACCATGGATCAAGTGGTGGCTGCACTAGAACAGCTTCAGGATGCTAAAGACACAGAGAGAAGCCCTCAGAGTGAACAGAAGTCGAGCAGCCAAAGCATCAGTAGCAACTCACACAGGTCGCTTCGGAGAAGATCGGACGAATGTGCCAAGGGGAAGGTTGCTCATCATAGGCCTCCGGCATCTCCTCTTTGTACCAATTGA
- the LOC135584616 gene encoding uncharacterized protein C24B11.05-like codes for MEYEDRHRRAQRRKHDCLLFDLDDTLYPLRSGIATECLRNIQDYMAEKLGIEQTKIPDLSNLLYKSYGTTMAGLLAIGYRFDYDDYHSFVHGRLPYENLKPDPVLRHLLQSLPIRKVIFTNGDKVHAKKVLERLGMEDCFQGIICFETLNPPSSSSEQESTADIFDIVDHFSDHRTGAELPETPIICKPSANAMERALRIAHIDPQRTIFFDDSVRNIQSGKRIGLHTVLVGTSHRIKGADHALESIHNIKEAFPELWEEGDKTEDVHHPRKIALETSVIV; via the exons ATGGAGTACGAGGACCGACACCGACGGGCGCAGCGACGCAAGCACGATTGCCTGCTCTTCG ATCTGGATGACACGCTCTACCCTTTGAGGTCCGGCATCGCAACCGAGTGTCTCAGAAACATCCAGG ATTacatggccgagaagctcgggaTCGAGCAGACAAAGATCCCGGACTTGTCGAATCTGCTGTATAAGAGCTACGGGACGACAATGGCGGGCCTACTG GCCATCGGCTACAGATTTGACTACGACGACTACCACAG CTTTGTTCATGGGCGATTACCTTACGAGAATCTGAAGCCTGATCCCGTTCTCAGGCATCTCCTGCAGAGCCTTCCAATTCGTAAAGTT ATATTTACCAATGGCGATAAGGTGCATGCTAAGAAAGTGCTTGAAAGGCTTGGGATGGAAGACTGTTTCCAGGGAATTATATGCTTTGAGACGCTGAATCCACCATCGTCTTCCTCTGAACAGGAAAGCACAGCAGATATATTTGACATTGTTGATCACTTCTCTGACCACAGAACTGGAGCTGAGCTGCCAGAGACACCGATAATCTGCAAGCCATCTGCAAACGCCATGGAACGTGCTCTCAGAATCGCTCATATCGATCCTCAAAGAACG ATCTTCTTCGATGACAGCGTTCGCAATATCCAGTCGGGGAAACGCATTGGCTTGCACACAGTACTG GTTGGCACTTCACATAGAATTAAAGGTGCAGATCATGCATTGGAGAGCATCCACAACATCAAGGAAGCATTCCCTGAGCTCTGGGAGGAGGGTGATAAAACAGAGGATGTTCATCACCCGCGCAAGATTGCGCTGGAGACATCCGTGATAGTTTAA